In Acipenser ruthenus chromosome 58, fAciRut3.2 maternal haplotype, whole genome shotgun sequence, a genomic segment contains:
- the LOC117971050 gene encoding zinc finger protein 501-like: MEPVHIKEESPALESVHIKVESPVLESVRIKEERPVLESVHIKEESPELESVHIKRVILNSKSLSSLQGSLPCPGCGESFNPEGNLETSPGKTLHRCAGCVETFRESGILNGQQQTGTGETPYNCHECGADFRHHSTVKHHLRVLKVQLGYPCERQDSEMEPVHIKEELPELDPVHVEEEGNHFKTSSLQGSLSCTECGKSFSQSQNLKRHQRIHTGEKPYVCTDCGKSFRQSGDLKTHQRIHTGENPHPCSRCGKCFNRLANLKIHQLIHTGEKPHHCNYCGKSFRQLHHLKFHQRIHTGEKPYVCADCGKSFNESRTLRRHQQIHTGEKPCVCADCGKSFNQSGYLTKHRQIHTGEKPCVCADCGKSFRNLQSLKRHQRIHTGEKPYLCVDCGKRFRHLENLKRHLLIHTGEKPHPCSRCGKCFNHLTNLKKHQLIHTGEKPHRCNDWEEFQTVTQLENAPANPHRRETTCLC, encoded by the coding sequence atggagcctgtccatattaaagaggagagtcctgcactgGAATCAGTCCATATAAAAGTGGAGAGTCCAGTACTAGAATCAGTCCGTATTAAAGAGGAGAgacctgtactagaatcagtccatattaaagaggagagtcctgaactcgaatcagtccatattaaaaggGTTATTCTCAATTCTAAATCCTTAAGCAGCTTGCAGGGCTCTCTTCCCTGTCCTGGATGTGGGGAGAGTTTTAATCCTGAAGGAAACCTTGAAACATCTCCTGGAAAGACTCTGCATCGCTGTGCTGGATGTGTGGAGACTTTCAGGGAGTCAGGAATCCTGAACGGACAGCAGCAAACAGGCACTGGAGAGACTCCATATAACTGTCATGAATGCGGGGCAGATTTCAGACACCACAGCACCGTGAAACACCACCTGCGAGTTCTGAAGGTACAGCTGGGTTATCCTTGTGAAAGGCAGGATTCAGagatggagcctgtccacattaaagaggagcttCCTGAACTAGACCCTGTCCATGTTGAAGAGGAGggtaaccattttaaaacaagcagcttgcagggctctctgtcctgtacagaatgtggaaagagtttcagtcagtcacaaAACCTGAAAcgtcaccagcgaatccacactggagagaaaccgtatgtctgtactgactgtgggaagagtttcagacagtcaggTGATTTGAAAAcccaccagagaattcacactggagagaatcCGCATCCATGTAGTAGATGTGGGAAATGTTTCAATCGGTTAGCAAATCTTAAAATCCACCAATTAATCCACACAGGAGAAAAGCCACATCACTGTAAttattgtgggaagagtttcagacagttacACCACCTGAAgtttcaccagcgaatccacactggagagaaaccgtatgtctgtgctgactgtgggaagagtttcaatgaGTCAAGAACATTGAGAAgacaccagcaaatccacacaggagagaaaccatgtgtctgtgctgactgtgggaagagtttcaatcagtcaggCTATTTGACAAAACACCggcaaattcacactggagagaaaccatgtgtctgtgctgactgtgggaagagtttcagaaattTACAAAGCCTGAAACgtcaccagagaattcacactggagagaaaccatatctctgtgttgactgtgggaagagattcagacaTTTAGAAAACCTGAAACGTCACCTCCTGatacacactggagagaaaccgcatCCATGTAGTAGATGTGGGAAGTGTTTCAATCACTtaacaaatcttaaaaaacaccagttaattcacacaggagagaagccacatcGCTGTAATGACTGGGAAGAGTTTCAAACAGTCACGCAACTTGAAAatgcaccagcgaatccacacaggagagaaaccacatgtctgtgctaa